One window from the genome of Anopheles merus strain MAF chromosome 3R, AmerM5.1, whole genome shotgun sequence encodes:
- the LOC121596142 gene encoding proteasome subunit beta type-6, with protein sequence MDSDCSNDWRNAHHSTGTTIMAVEFDGGVVIGADSRTSTGTYVANRVTDKLTKLTDKIYCCRSGSAADTQAIADIVAYSLNYHENQTGEPPLVEDAANEFRQYCYNYRDTLVAGIIVAGWDAKHGGQVYSVPVGGMQIRQSVTIGGSGSSYIYGFVKENYREGMPRDECVEFVKKSIFHAMYHDGSSGGVCRIGVITKDGVEREVFFAPRDYENVGARRAGAPSVSVQA encoded by the exons ATGGATTCGGATTGCTCTAACGACTGGAGAAATGCTCACCACAGCACGGGT ACCACAATCATGGCGGTGGAGTTTGACGGTGGGGTCGTGATCGGTGCCGATTCGCGTACCAGCACCGGTACGTACGTGGCGAACCGCGTCACGGACAAGCTGACCAAGCTGACGGACAAAATCTACTGCTGCCGTTCCGGGTCGGCCGCAGACACACAGGCGATCGCTGACATCGTTGCCTACTCGCTGAACTACCACGA GAACCAAACCGGCGAACCGCCGCTGGTAGAGGACGCTGCGAACGAGTTCCGGCAGTACTGCTACAACTACCGCGATACGCTCGTCGCCGGCATCATCGTGGCCGGGTGGGACGCCAAGCACGGCGGCCAGGTGTACTCGGTCCCGGTCGGTGGTATGCAGATCCGGCAGAGCGTCACGATCGGCGGGTCGGGCAGCTCGTACATCTACGGCTTCGTGAAGGAAAACTATCGCGAGGGGATGCCGCGGGACGAGTGCGTAGAGTTTGTGAAGAAATCGATCTTCCACGCGATGTACCATGATGGCAGCTCGGGTGGCGTGTGCCGCATCGGGGTGATCACGAAGGATGGCGTCGAGCGGGAGGTGTTCTTTGCCCCGCGGGACTATGAGAATGTTGGGGCGCGCCGTGCCGGAGCGCCGAGCGTTTCCGTGCAGGCTTAA